The genomic window tttttccatctgtaaaatggtaaaaatatccACTTTGAAAACATTTAGGGAGAATAATGTGATCATTGTGATGTGTGAGTTATGCTTCCAACTCTCTCCAAGAGAAGCAGTAGTCATTTTGCTCCTTTTATGTTGGCACATATAACAAGAGTATACCAAAAACTTTAAACTGTTGAACTTATCTACTTAATAAGTGTCCTTTGACGACTATAagaattttaattcattcaaaatgTCATTACATTTGTGTTACTATAGAGTTGGCATGTTAAAATGCAAGTTTATATTTCTCATTCTGTCACTTCAGATTGGGTGGGAAAGGACTGTTTTTTGTGATCTGCAACAATAATAGTGAAATCAGGTATAAGCTATATTCACATAACAAAAAATGCTTGATATACTCACTTAAGGTTCCTGTTGGTTCCCTGTTGGTCATAGCTACAGGGTTTGCCTATTGTCTTTGTGATAGCTCCACTCATTCTAGTTTGGGGATAGTGTTCTCAGACTAATCATGTTCAAATTAGATAAAAGAAAGGCTTAGATGAATTGCTTTGGGTTTTTGTGGACAGATagtgaataaatggatgagaAGAAGACAATACCaggaagatattttatatatttaatattacatctattttatatatgctatatttctatactatgtatttatataaatttatataaaattctataattttatataaaatcagaattttatataaatatgtactataaatatatttattgatatatataaatttataaatttatgaaaacaatatattaaatataaattatataaatgtatttaaatttatataaatatataacatatgatTAACACATGTTCTGTATATACATGATATACTTGTATACctgtttatacattttatatattgtgctaaaaatagttttcttatcATGGTGCCCTGATGCATATGAGAGGAGCTTAGTAAATACTTGTGAATTATTTATCAAATGAATCAAAAGTGAAGAATATGTATGCAAAAGGATAAGAATTATTGAGATATAAGTAAGTGATAGGTTATGGTAAAACTCAGAATATTGGTTTTAACTTTGGCTCTGGGTTTCAACCCATACTCTAGAGAGTGGTCTTTATTCTTAAACTATGATCTTTCCAGAGACTCACCTGAATGCCCATGTCCTCGGCAAGACTTATTCTCCATGGCTGGGCCAGAAACCCAGCATCTCTCCCCACTGCACAACATCTGGTATCTCTATTCATCACCACACTGTGCTGAGCCTGCAGAATCCTgcttgtggtgtgtgtgtgtgtgtgtgtgtgtgtgtgtgtgtgtgtgtgtgtgtgttgtgtgcatgTATAAACCCACTTTCAGCTGAAAGCCTGAGAGGGAATCCCATGAAAACTGTAGACACCTCTCACTCTGGGTAATTCCCTCCTTTCTGATATCTTGCCCTACAAATTCCAGCTGTCTCATCAGCCCAGACCCCAATCTCAGCCTCTTTACTAGAGTGTGCCCCTGTTCTCCACGTGGTCTCTACCTCCTTATACTCTGCAGTCTGGAAAGGTCCTCCATGCAAAACCTGGGTGGAACATGGAGTTTCTTGAGTATATTCCTTTCTCTCATGGATCACacccttctgttttctgttgtcCCATACCTTACAGTgttgcttttcatattttattcagctGTAAGATTATTTGCTGTGGCAAGGACTGAGGAGGTGGTCAGGACCAAAAGCAGAACTGCATCATGTCTGGAAGTGGAAGTCGAATGCTACATTGTTAGAGGTTAGGTCTGATTTCATGGACTACTACAGTTTCTGTTTACTTGAGAATCTTGATGAGGATTTATTTAAAGAAACTTCCCCTCTTTTTATGTGAGAGTCTTACTTTCACTTCtgaaaaattagaacaaagtTGATGCCACCATCTCTTGGCAAATGCTGTGTAtgtgcccatttttttctttgctccaaCTCATGCAAGTTGatcttttcttgtttatttgatATGATAACTGAGTATGGCCTTTGAGCATGAGAATAACAATGGTaggcataaaaataaatgcaaattaaagaaaataaaggtcgCATGAGAGGCTtgattcttcaaaaacaaaattatataaaccGTACATAACCTATGGAGGCAGAATACATAGTCCCAATAAAATAGTTCAAAGAGAAGTCTGGTTTCTTCTTGAATCTACCTTCAGTCTGACATGTTCATAATGTCTGCAAAAGGCAACAGATGGTATCAGAAtggtaaattacattaaaatatgtgtTCCAATGTGAgtattatgtttgtttatttatatagtcacaagttctgtttaaaaataaagtcacttaGCATGTCAGGTGTAGCTTAAGTAAAAACTCATAAACTTGCAGGTCTATTTCAGATTTTAAGAAAGCAGATCCCACATTAGGACTGATAAAACTGAAATGTCTTTCCACAAAATGTGGCTCTTTTGGCAGTGAGTTGTTTCTACCCAAGGGTTAATAGTATCCTCTGGATAAGGAAATAATATAAGGCTACCAAGTTGCCTTTAGCagtgcatatatttttgtttgtttcccagaatttGAAACGGATTGGAGTTAATTCACCCATACTTGTGTTTCAAGGTATCTAGGTGAGTTGAAGGATTTAACCTAGAGTCATGGAACACAAACTTACTGGTTCACagtacaataaatatattttgctggACTCAATAGTTCAGTGTAATTAGAAGCATGAAATAACCAGCTAACTACCTACAGAGAGATGCTGTATCTACTTGTTTCTGCTTACATAAAGGAGATTTGACAGTAGAATCAGAAAACTTCCAAGAAGTTAAGACCATAGATGGTCAGATCTTGGGTGGTTACAGAGTCAAGGCCTCTCAGGTCCAGAAGAGACTCACGTATCTCTTGTTTCAACTAAATTCTAGTTCCTTGCCAGATGGTTCCCAACCCATTGAAGTTTTTAGAAACTTGGAAAAACGTGCCTTATGGTAGGCTGCATGATTTCAGAGGAAAAGcatgaaatacagaaattattgagtttaatttaaactttgttgcttcttagttttctcacctgtcaaatgaattcaacaaagtgTCCCTCTTTAATAAAATGAGCACTCTTTctgagaagatgaaatgagaatgTCTTTATTGCTTCTTCAAATGTAGCAGATAAATACTATCGTTATCTTTATAAAatagtgaagaaactgaagctcacagGAGGTAAATGAATTACTCCATGTCCATCCTGTGCTCTCCTGAGCCCTTACTCTTCATAGATGTTTAAAAGTTACTTGGAGTGTGCACAGAGTAAGGTCACCGCATGGAGGGAGTCCTACTGTTGATGCTCCTATGAAAGAAATTGGCCTCTATCCTACTCAGACCACTTCGCACATGTCTTGCTGTGTGTGGAAAGTGGCACTGGCAGGACATTTCAAATCCCCTTTCCAGCACTTTCTCTCTTAGGCCAAGTCCTCATTAACAGGAAGTTTATGCCCTAAATTGCTATGTGGCATAGTGGTTAGTCACATGCTCTTGTGTTCAATGCCCAGGTTCAAGGCCAAGTTCTACCACTCACTGAGTATGCCGcctttggaaatttatttatttatttatttatttatttactctccCCTTCTCCGATTTTAAATGAGGATGGTAACACTCAATTCCCAGGGTGATTATGTGGATTACATTTGATGATTCCTATGATTAGAAGTGATTGGAAGAGAGTATCTGGTAAATGCTGGCCATTCCTATTATTTCCCTGCACCAAGCACAAAACTGGGACAGGTTCTCTGATGTACTTCACAAATGATGAAACAAGAAGATGGCTTACTGAtaggttgggtttttttcttataatgaatGATACTCTTTCCACATAGGGTCCCACCTTCCTGTAATATTCTATGACAGCAGTACCATTTGCCTGGTACCAAGAAGGTACAAGTCACTAAAGATGCAGTTCAGGAAAAGGTACAAGTTTGTTCACAGATATCTCTGAGATCAAGCCTCCTTGGTTAGTGTATCTTATTTCCTCACTTCTCAGACTTAAATTAGCAAAGCTAAGAAACTTTCAAGATAGGTATAATGAATATATCAGAAGCACTCACATATACTCATTCCCTTGGGTTATCTGACAGATTACAGACTTGCCCGACTAATCATTTTCCTTGCAAAATGCATTTTCTGTCTAATGCTCAACACCCCAACGACGTCATACTACAGATGATTGTGGTGATTTCAGCGCATGGTAATTCACTAGccacattcatttttaatatattaatttcgCATTTTCATGTTCATCCAGAAAGACTAACAGTTTCTGATCACAGCCTGGAACACATGTCTCTAATAACAGCTCTCGttgtgccaatttttttttttaacataaagataCATAGGTTGTTGAGTAGCTTAGATATTCTGAGATTAAACTGATGAGATCAGGCAAGCCTGACTGCTTTGTTTTCTAGAAGTCAAACAGACTGCAAATTTACAGGATATAAGTAGTTCAGTTAGACAGCGAGGCACCACCAGGGAGACAAATGCTTATTAAGTTCATGGATTAATGCAGAAGCAGTGTGGAGAACACTGGTTCAAGGCTGAGGCTTTCAGCTGTATGATTTGAACATAACAGTTTTGGTTGTTGTGACAGGATGCCGGTCGACACGGAGTCAGTGTGCAGGGCAGTTAATAAAACCCCTACAAATGAGTTTTGCTTTTGTTCGCTTGTTGAGAGTTCGGTGTatataagttttttctttttttaatgaatttattcagTTCTTTCAGACTGAGATTTGTATAAGAACAAAAATGGTTTGAGTGGGATTCTAAAGTAGCAAAGGATTAATCATAGGGAAAGATGGTAAACATTTCATGACCAAAGTTACATTTTTCCCTAATTCTTGGATTAATGGCAgataataaataacctttcttttCATGTTGCATGGAATTAGCcattaagggaagaaaaagaagaaagaaagaaaaagaatactctGAAAACAGAGGATAAATTTCTTTTCTAGCCAgcctttgctttcttcctttttttcttacttacttCCTCTCATTTTATGctttttgtgtaatttttcttCCTACAGGTCTTTATTTTGATTTGTCTCTAATCCCACACCTTGTTTTGCTAAATGTTTGCCCATCCATGCCCCTACCAGGATAAAGAACATTTGGATGGAGGAAAAATGAGCCTGTTGACTAAAGAGATCCGGTTCTATGTGCGACTCTAATGCGAGAGTGTTAACCTGGTATTACGGGCTGAATAGCATCCCCTCCCACCAGATTCATTCGCTGAAATCCTACCCCTCCCTAGTACcccaaaatgtatttgaagacagGGCCTTCTAAGAggtgattatatttaaaatgagaccTTTAGGGCAGACcataatccaatatgactggtgtccttatttgaagaggagattaggacacagacacgcacagagaaagacagtgtaCAGACATGGGGACAAGGCAGCCATCTctaaaccaaggagagaggcttcgGAAGAAACCAACCCctctgacaccttgatcttggacttttagcctctagaattgtgagaaaataaatttttgtcatttcagCGCCCAGTTAGCGTACTTCGCTAAGTAGTCCTACCAAACTAATATAACTGGTTTAATatatcattatttcttcagaagaCCCAGGGTTGcaaggataaaatatttttctattattcatGCAGCCAACAAGCAGATGTCAAGATACATCTCATCATAGTAACCAAGATAGGAAGCCAGGGATTCTCACCTTCATGGATCTCACCAAAATCATTCCATGCAAAGTGTattgtaaataaaattgttaaacacatttattactatttatcatattactggaaatatttttatttccaaaagcaTTAGTGGAAAGGGCTGCATTAATAGGGTAGTCAAATTCTAAAGCTTGAGATTATTACATGTGTTTGCCTCCATagtaatagttaacatttattgagcacttactatttCAAAAGCTTTGTTAGCaatagtttaatttatttttgtaacaaaacaaatgagtagaTACTCATACTTTGCTCACTATACAGATAGGAAAAGTGGCacaaagagaatttaaataactgGCCCAAGATCACACGGCTAAAAATAGCCACAAGTTACAAATCATTATGAGGAAGTTTAAAACAGAATCTTAACACAATAAAGCCAGCAAGTAATGAAGAGTTGTCAGAAATAACAGTTGGAAATGCTTCACTGGAGGGAGTCTTCCAATGAGTCAGTCTCCGACCTTGGCCGCATGGGCAGCATACTTCAAATACCAAAAACATGGTCAGGGAAAAGAATAAGATGAAATTGGGGAAAGGGTGAGATTATTTTGTTTGCTGAtcattttcaaaatgcattttcaggAGTGGATGCATCAAGAGGATGAGAAAGGAGGCAGTAAAAGAGAGATTGCAAAATAATCATATAATCAGCAGAAAGTTTACATATACACTCCCCCAAAACTGTGTCAGTGGGGCTTTTTTAATATCaggtgacagagaggaagaagcaagactCTCTAATGGTCTCCAATCCCGTTTCTTCTAGAGAATCGCTTTATAAAAGCGGTTAATTTCTGATCATTCCCAATTCTTAACTGGCTAATGAAAAGATAATGAGATTTTAATATAGGTTGAGTAGAAGACTTAGactttatgtatataattaaagCAGTATTAAAAAGCCCTATTAAGAATGCTCTCTAAagtatgtatgtgtttatgtgtaaGTTCCTtcctgcttaaaaacaaaacaaagccacaaCAAACATTGGAAGACCATCATTAGTGGTTTTAAATATGTAGCAAAACTGTAAGTTCATTTTCCTCTAGTacaattttttcccctcattcaACTAAAGAACTTAAGTCTTTGGAAGGCTAGAAAGCTAACGTGcactaaattatttaaatattttaagtagtgCAGGTGTGATATCAATGTTCAAGAAACTCAAATACTGCAAGACTGAAATAATGATATGCAAAACAAGTGACACATTTTCCATTTACAGAAGTGTTAGCTTTCCTATGGAGGCTAATTTGTTATTGCTTTGCAGAAAGCCAAGTTCATGCCCATGTATTGAACAAATACCATGCTTTACAGCCCCTTTTAAAAGGTGGAActtcaagtttaaaaaattgtacacATAACCCAGATCAGTTGTGCGGGTTAAGAGAGAAGTGAGAATAGTCATCATCTATTGGGAGGAAATGAGGGACAATCTTGGCAGAGGTTGTACAGTTGAGGACAATCCAGTGAACAGAATATggtggttctgttttgttttgttttgtttttttaattaatagctatgtttttattatggaaacCATGTGATTACTGCTGGGGAatgtatattcataaatataacatgctatatttcattttaataaattctacACACATTGatagacagaaaaggaaatgaaaagactaTTAATTGTTTGAtattaaaagtacttaaaaatttcttttgactttttttcctgtAACAAATTACTTCTCTAATAacagaaaagtcttaaaaattagtCTCAGCAATAAAACtataaacagattaaaaattcCTATggcaacattttctttccttctctcattctttggAATTCAAGTTACcgattttatcaaatatttttgagttaaatttatataaaaaagcaGATTGCATATAtgtattccatttaaaaatgctgACAAAAATGCCCAAGCCAAAAATCCCCCAAGGTAAGGTGGCATAAAAGAATTGACCGTATTTATtaggacagaaaaacaaaactttaccaTAATTACTATCActggaattaataaaaatgaataataataatgtaaatgaaTACACACTTTAATAGCATAATAACAGTGATTTGTCATTAAGGTCTTCACGTTCAATAACATTTAACTAACTTTAGAAAGACAATGCCACAACATTGTTTTTAAGCCCGACACAttaacctgaaactaatgtaataccgtgtcaactatattaaaaaataaacaaaacacctACAGGTTAGATTATCATTAACACAGTAGATAAGGACAAAGACAGCAAAATTCTCTACTCTTACCACATCATCATACTCATCTCATACATGTTATCTATCAATTTTTAGTTTGGAAGTCAGCTCTCTTATTAATATCAAATTCTACTTCATTGCACAACATCCAGTTCAGcatttgaactatttttttaaaactaaataaaagcaaaaatccttaggaaaaatgtacttttcttttttcaagaaaaatgaatttgggtCTAAGCAGTTGAAAGTTCTGTTCAAATCTACTCTAACAGAGGAACCTGTCAaaacacttttctttaaaaacaaaacctttaaaaaaatgtgaacactTTTACAAAAGCTTGTCATTTTTACTCAATTCTTTATGAAGTTTATTAAacttattaaggaaataaaatatgggaAGATTCAAGAAAATATCTACCATAAAAAGGATAAACATTAACATTGGCCTGGGCCACCAGGGAGGGGTAATAGCCACCATAGTGTCATTAAAAATAGGAACCTGTTAGTGGTTTGAGAAAATTATGAAGTCCCccaacatcaaaaagaatagCCTGTTTGAAGGCAACGTCTACATCAACAAAAGGATCCCTCTGATATTCTTCCACAGATTCCAATTCTCTCGCCATCAGCATTCTCTCTGACTCTGAAACTATGGGAACATTCAACTGACAAAAGCCAAACGAGGCATCGATATTACCAATGATTTACTGAAGCTTCCTTTGCAAATTTCACAttttccaataataaaaatctccaGAGAAGTTGTACTTCGAAAGGCTAACAATATGCTTTACCTGAAATCTTGTAATGACagtattttcatgaaaaaagttGTCTAGTAACATAAATTGCTTCTGAATCAGTTCCACAAACAAGACAAGGACCTAAAACATCCAAACTGTTCACAGACAAGGTCCTGCTGGGAAGCAAGCTTGTGATTTCAATACGGTCTTTTGCGGGATCAGTGCTGAGCCAGGAGCTTATAAGAGACTGGTGAACACTAGCCTGGTTACTAATGCTGTGAGACAAAAAAGTACTATTTCTTCCTCCTTGGTTAAACAGTGATGATTTTTCAGGTATGTCTGTGGAGGCATCCCAATGCCAGAGGGATCCGTCCTCAGAACAAGTAAATAGATGATCTGGGTTGGACGGGTGAAAGTGAACTTCCCACATTTCAGCTTCATGAGCCTTCAGCAGAGACACAGGCATAGTGCCTTGTCTAACATCCCAAATACTCAGCATTCCGTCCTGGCCACCAGTAGCTACAACATGCTGCTGGTTGGGATGTCTATCAACACAGTGGAGGGGTACTCGGTCACCAGTCAGTGATAATATCTGAGAGGgctcatttccttgttttctgaaATCCCATATTTTTAACTGCCCAATTGAATTTACTGTAAGAATCTCAGGAGTTCGAAGGAAGGTTACAGCATGGAGTGTACTGCTATCTGCATTGTCTATGGTTCTCACCGCCTCCTTGTGATCGGCTCTGAAGAGATTTATCCAACCATCTTCTCCAACGGTGACAATTTCGGGGTTGCTGCGCACAATACCTGTGCATGGTGCACTGCCACAGGAAGGACTGCCTGGACCTGTGTGGTAGTGAGCGGCTGTCCACTGCTGGCTGACTGACAGAGGCTGGTTATTCGGATGGTGAAGGAAAACTGTTACACATCCTGTTGAGGAAGCTGCTACAATTCTTTCCTGGTCAAAAAACTGTAAATCCATTACATCGCCATGGTGTCTGATATCACACAATAACTGATGGTCTCCTTCAAACCCTCCATCAGAGTCCAAGTTCCCAAAATCTCCAAGAGACCACAGTGAAACATAATTTTCCTCATTGTCCCAAGAGCCCGCAGCGAAGGTATCCGCGGTCTGCAGGCTTTCCGGAGGTACCGGTCGCCAGCGGGGTTTGCTGATTTTCTGAGACACAAACTTAGCATAAATGTCCTCCATTGCAAACCAACTGAGACCtggttctgttgttttaagtggTATAAATTTAGCCACAGTTTGTAGGAAAACTGGACTAGCATTTAATACTACTTTCTTTACTCTATATAAAGAGAGCCAGTCAATAATGACACTTGGGTATGACACGATTGGACTGTTATTTAAATGTCATCAGCCAGATGACATTTTTCTTATGGTACCACCGCTTtgttaaattttcataaaaatattactgTAATTGATTGGTTTTGTCACTAGTTATGTGATACTTTCTATATAAGAGGATTGTACTTCTTGTCCCATCGAATTCAGACTTGGCCGTGTGATTCGTTTTGGCCAATAAATGGGAGTGGAAAGgaagagtgctttttttttttttttttagcttaaaaaaacCCTCAGGTGGTTTCaccttttgctcttttcctttaaGAATGACATATCCTTGATAGAGGCTGCTCTTTCAGTCTGGGcccaggaattaaaaaaaatgtgaagcagACACAAAACCAAACCATGCTGGATGTGTaatataaatttgaagaaaaattcatTGTTGCTGGTGTACGGCCCTGATAATTTGGGGTCACTTATTACTGAGCATAATCTAGTTTAAGCTGATTGATACAATATTGCAAATGAAGTATCTGATTTGGTCCAAATAAAGTTCAGATACTAAGAGGAGTCACATGACCTAGAGTCTAGGATTggttctgcttctcctttcttccttcagttgCTTTCTGTGAATAGTTCTGGAATGATAAGTTCTTTGTTGGTATGTTTATAGTCCCTGAGTGTACCAGCAAAGTTCAGTAAGGGTCCTCacatatacaaaaaaacaaaaacaaaaacaaaacaaacaaaaaaacaacaaaaaacaaataaacaaaaattttaaaacaaaacaaaacaaaacaaaaaccaaacaaactataaaaacatGATTAGAGTTCATCTGATTTGATCCCCTCATTACACAGAGGCCTATAAGCTAAAGTCCAGAGACACACATTTCTTTGTCTAAGTTCCTGCAGCAAGGGAGTGACAAAGTAAACTAGAAGGCTAATATCAAGGCTCTTGGTCCAAGATGGTTTCCATTAGAGGCTTCAGCCTTCTCAAGGAATTTCAAGATGCAGCAATGAGCTCTGACacaatattttttgtcttttaaacatttggaaaatgaCTCATATATATAACAGACACAGCAGGAAAACAGACATGAAGGATTTAGGGAACAAAACTATAACTTCTCGGTCTGTTTCCAGGGATGGAGAGGAGACactggagaggcaggaagagaagcagtaTGGGCTACCTACCCTTGCTGGATCAAATAGGAAAGCTCATCAAGACAAACTCTGTGGAGCCCATGGACATATGACTTTCCCCATACTGTTATTTCTCcaccacaaaagaaaaaggaggcagCACAAATGTACAATGAAGACTCATTTTCTGGTTTCACTCCACCTGGGAAAATTAAACCTTTCCCTCTAATGGTTATAATAAATGTGTTGGCACCATTATTTTTCAactcatctcttctccctcatttcccttatatcattttatataaaatgacatGGACCTACCCTTAAATTTTGTGCCTTCTTCCAGAGAATCAGAACATGAGAATCAGCATGACAGGTTTATTCAGAATCTACGACCAGGACCTCCAAGTTCTGTCAGTAAAGGGCACATCTCTGGCTCATCCCTGGTCTCATTGCCTTCTCTTCCAAAGTCCACTTggagtaaaaatagaaattaatgcATTTTTCAGAAGCTGTCTAGTCACCAACCTTCTGATTCTCTTCAAGGACCCTGGCTCATGCTGTCTCCTTCCTTAGTCTATGCCTTGTAAGGATACATCCTCAAATTTTACAAGTAATACAGACTGAGTTTTACTACTCAAAtgaaaatgtccattttattgAAGGGCAGTATAAGATGAGGTAAGGCAGGAACAAAATATCTCTAAGTTACCAGAAGCTGAAACTCCACAGACTTTAGTATTTAGGAATGTTTTAAAGTGTGTGCATTCCCTTTATAAAGTATTATTCCAGTCATGCCATTTCACATAGCCCAAACTGTTAATGACCCCAACTGCCTGTGCTAATAAGCACACCCTTCTTATTCTGGCATTCTGGAATCTCCACCGCCCAGCATATCTGATTTTTATATGCCCCTACTTTCTCAGGCTAGAATTGATGTGTTATTTTCCCACACCCTCACACCTTTTCCTCCCACAACCCACATATACGCAGGTGCTCTCTCTGAAGGAGTTGAAGactgtattcctttttctttctattcactTGCATGACTTACACCTCACTGCCATTTATCCTCTAGCCTTGATAAATAGCCTCCAAAGTAAATCAAATCTTGCCCCCATCCAACCCATCTGCAACCCATAGActcatcttttgaaaatataactcCTACCATGTCAGCCTTCTGGATCAACCATCAGTCTTCCCCTAGACCTTAGGGCAAAATCCTACAAGTGGTCTCCAAGTACTGATTTCATGTAACTCCTTGCTAAAACACAGcttcatcttccttctctctcctgagTTCCAGCCATACTGGATTTCTCTCAGAGCTCCAAACAGACTGTGTTTTCTCTCACTC from Lutra lutra chromosome 15, mLutLut1.2, whole genome shotgun sequence includes these protein-coding regions:
- the LOC125086384 gene encoding nucleoporin Nup43-like → MEDIYAKFVSQKISKPRWRPVPPESLQTADTFAAGSWDNEENYVSLWSLGDFGNLDSDGGFEGDHQLLCDIRHHGDVMDLQFFDQERIVAASSTGCVTVFLHHPNNQPLSVSQQWTAAHYHTGPGSPSCGSAPCTGIVRSNPEIVTVGEDGWINLFRADHKEAVRTIDNADSSTLHAVTFLRTPEILTVNSIGQLKIWDFRKQGNEPSQILSLTGDRVPLHCVDRHPNQQHVVATGGQDGMLSIWDVRQGTMPVSLLKAHEAEMWEVHFHPSNPDHLFTCSEDGSLWHWDASTDIPEKSSLFNQGGRNSTFLSHSISNQASVHQSLISSWLSTDPAKDRIEITSLLPSRTLSVNSLDVLGPCLVCGTDSEAIYVTRQLFS